One part of the Candidatus Zixiibacteriota bacterium genome encodes these proteins:
- a CDS encoding sigma 54-interacting transcriptional regulator: MRHTSQNLHLDNRLLAVEELYRQRKAPEARIELERLSDSDFAQSEHELGLFLSLKADSYCFEGEYRKSLEAGIRGAKLLADSPLTRRYGRALLILAKAYFGLGDLKNSEIRARDALASFRRDGDIEGQIDSLNAQARAVFTRCDYSAASLLLDDAALLCTDNPRQLAQLTGNSGRIKILSGNWSAAEKDLTAALEYGVAHNEETSQAVNLLSLGYLNLRRREFTSADRYWKRAQVIIDRLNLKREKIILLEYQGEMAIEKKDMFKAKSILSEAYHQGRLLAPESALVSQSARRLAEVELSLDNLDEAMKYAQKALELAQQMGEKIEAGLAKKVIAQVFASRSSYDEAMDYITRAVETVREAGDPFDLARTLLYYAEISGQSGSDEHEKIRSAYDEATRIFKKLKLDFWLAEADFRSGLFACSRGDLSRGFKKISRAEKLFTTLSDTGKVRAVNQFLTTMADQAVALSISQENSFKIFGNLVTQGDTKDLKSGKMDDVLNLLLRRAGADRGIVYSPDFTESPVVASFPITPQQIKKFDDTFRQLLGQEVSLVKPTLLLDCRRDPYINNLFPEVPYPVASVIVVPFKMSDNSNSFLYLDKLSPDNTINPFGQDELNFAVGFSDIIAFKAAELHKIKLIEDNRRLKAQLRQEAAFANIITQSSQMLDLLNQVRQIVDSPISIVIEGETGCGKDLLARAIHYNSNRRDKRFISINCAALPETLLESELFGYRRGSFTGADRDKPGLFEEAHGGTFFLDEIADMPLSIQAKILRALESKEIVRLGESTPRKVDVRILSATNKDLKEEMAAGRFRQDLFYRLSAFSFRLPSLRERKEDIPLLVNHMLLESGKTCTVEVTRHLMAYDWPGNVRELENEMKKLVLLAGDDEKIRVEILSARISQSTNNYASPSVLSGNAADVVEFSQDYSLYDFLSNHEKRFIIKALMESRGIKKHAANRLNIPESTLRLKIKEYNLNLKALDLPIA; the protein is encoded by the coding sequence ATGAGACATACCTCACAGAACCTCCATCTCGATAACCGCCTGCTTGCGGTTGAAGAGCTTTATCGTCAGCGAAAGGCGCCGGAAGCGCGTATTGAGCTCGAACGGCTTAGCGACTCTGATTTTGCTCAATCCGAGCATGAATTGGGTCTCTTTCTCTCGCTCAAAGCTGATTCATATTGCTTCGAAGGAGAATACCGCAAATCACTCGAAGCCGGTATCAGGGGGGCCAAGCTTCTGGCCGATTCCCCGCTTACACGCCGCTACGGACGGGCTCTCCTCATTCTTGCCAAGGCATATTTTGGGCTTGGCGATCTTAAGAACTCGGAGATTCGTGCGAGAGACGCGTTAGCCTCGTTTAGACGAGACGGCGATATTGAAGGACAAATAGATTCGCTGAACGCACAGGCCCGTGCTGTGTTTACCCGATGCGACTATTCTGCGGCCAGCCTCCTGCTTGATGATGCCGCTCTGCTTTGTACTGACAATCCGCGCCAACTCGCACAGTTAACCGGTAACTCAGGTCGTATAAAGATTCTATCCGGAAACTGGAGCGCCGCAGAGAAAGACCTTACTGCCGCACTCGAGTATGGCGTCGCCCACAACGAGGAGACCTCACAGGCGGTCAACCTGCTCTCGCTTGGTTACCTTAATTTGCGCCGCAGAGAATTTACCTCGGCCGACAGGTATTGGAAGCGCGCTCAGGTAATAATTGATCGTCTCAATCTGAAACGCGAAAAAATAATTCTGCTTGAGTATCAGGGCGAAATGGCTATCGAGAAAAAAGATATGTTCAAGGCCAAATCGATCCTGAGCGAGGCCTATCATCAGGGTAGATTGCTTGCACCTGAGTCGGCATTGGTCTCCCAATCGGCCCGGAGATTGGCCGAAGTCGAGTTGTCGCTCGATAACCTTGACGAAGCCATGAAATATGCCCAAAAGGCGCTTGAACTTGCCCAGCAAATGGGTGAAAAAATCGAAGCGGGTCTGGCCAAAAAAGTTATCGCACAGGTTTTTGCATCGCGTTCCTCATACGACGAAGCGATGGATTATATCACACGGGCTGTCGAAACTGTCCGCGAGGCGGGCGATCCGTTTGATCTGGCCCGCACCCTGCTTTATTACGCCGAAATCTCGGGACAATCCGGCTCTGATGAACATGAAAAAATCCGAAGTGCATATGATGAAGCTACGCGTATCTTCAAAAAGCTCAAACTTGATTTCTGGCTGGCCGAGGCCGATTTCCGTTCCGGACTCTTTGCCTGTTCACGCGGCGATCTGTCGCGCGGATTCAAGAAGATAAGTCGTGCTGAGAAATTATTTACCACCCTCTCTGATACTGGCAAAGTGCGAGCCGTTAATCAATTTCTTACCACAATGGCCGATCAGGCTGTGGCGCTGTCAATTTCACAAGAAAACAGTTTCAAGATTTTTGGCAATCTTGTTACGCAAGGGGATACGAAGGACCTCAAAAGCGGCAAAATGGACGATGTCCTCAATCTTCTGCTCCGCAGAGCCGGAGCTGACCGTGGGATAGTCTATTCACCTGACTTTACCGAGAGCCCGGTGGTCGCCTCGTTCCCGATAACGCCGCAGCAGATTAAGAAATTTGATGATACCTTCCGACAGCTTCTTGGACAGGAAGTCTCGCTTGTAAAGCCGACTCTCCTGCTTGACTGCCGTCGCGATCCCTATATAAATAATCTCTTCCCTGAAGTCCCATATCCGGTCGCAAGCGTAATTGTTGTCCCGTTCAAAATGAGCGACAACTCAAACAGTTTCCTCTATTTGGATAAGCTGTCGCCAGACAACACTATCAATCCGTTTGGACAGGACGAACTCAATTTTGCAGTCGGTTTTTCTGACATCATTGCCTTCAAGGCGGCGGAATTGCATAAGATTAAGCTCATCGAGGATAATAGACGTCTCAAAGCCCAGCTTCGTCAGGAAGCGGCCTTTGCCAATATTATTACACAGAGCAGCCAGATGCTTGATTTGCTCAATCAGGTCAGGCAGATAGTTGATTCCCCGATTTCAATCGTGATTGAAGGCGAGACCGGATGTGGCAAAGACCTTTTGGCCCGAGCCATACACTATAACTCCAATCGGCGAGACAAGCGCTTCATTTCAATCAACTGCGCCGCTTTGCCGGAAACACTTCTGGAATCAGAGCTTTTTGGATATCGACGCGGCTCATTTACGGGCGCTGATCGTGACAAACCCGGTCTTTTCGAAGAAGCTCATGGCGGCACATTCTTCCTCGATGAAATAGCCGATATGCCGCTCTCGATTCAGGCAAAAATACTTCGGGCATTGGAATCCAAAGAGATCGTCCGACTTGGGGAGAGCACACCGAGAAAAGTCGATGTCCGAATTCTTTCGGCCACAAACAAGGATTTGAAAGAAGAAATGGCGGCCGGGCGCTTCCGTCAGGATCTGTTCTATAGACTTTCTGCCTTCAGCTTCCGTCTCCCATCCCTACGCGAGCGGAAAGAGGATATTCCTCTACTTGTGAACCATATGCTTCTTGAAAGCGGCAAGACCTGTACCGTAGAAGTTACGCGGCATTTGATGGCCTATGACTGGCCAGGAAATGTTCGCGAGTTGGAAAATGAAATGAAAAAACTGGTTCTTCTTGCTGGAGACGACGAAAAAATCAGGGTCGAGATCCTTTCCGCTCGAATCAGTCAGTCTACGAACAACTATGCCTCTCCCTCTGTCCTCAGTGGGAACGCTGCCGACGTCGTTGAATTCTCGCAGGATTATTCTTTGTACGATTTTCTCTCGAACCATGAGAAACGGTTTATTATCAAGGCCCTCATGGAAAGTCGAGGGATAAAGAAACATGCTGCCAACCGGCTTAATATTCCCGAATCAACGTTGCGACTCAAGATTAAAGAGTACAATCTCAATTTGAAGGCTCTTGACCTGCCCATTGCGTAG
- a CDS encoding TonB-dependent receptor, with protein MVCRANGLLRFHLVFAVLVVLGASSAFSASTGQIKGTILDKETGEAVIGASVVVVGTKQGAVTNVDGKYTILRVDPGTYTLKISSLDYNTVEVTKVDVKVDLTTEISEKMTKQVATIDKQITVVGKRDIIDKYETSGSASITQESISKRPVATVDNILKQVAGVQQGRGGEIFIRGGRGGEVGYIVDGVPIGDPLGGSSAGANLSLVAGSIQELQIIKDGFDPEYGNALSGIVNIRSQVGSKDNTNANIYYTTDDLGNGRLNKYSQNEDFLRLTLSGPDPILTNRILPALGINFLREKEFTYFLYGEVEKHDGDFQYQNYDSPATRKNFGNFNLFGLDIPERLYNRYHFQANTRFRPQQNLKFVFSYKLWDTRTTSFDWSYRFSANTAPVNTQKRQSLSLEVAHEIQKNFTYEAIVSYTNLQNTSRPGDPNNPGKGLDPDQMALQSDWETFSDLNRNGVYDVPEPIINLFPDSAIYGSDFTGPAYTIGEYLSLQNLQGGGSSFANFRFNNNGISDSLEGEPYIDVNGNGVWDRGDDLQDRNGNGIFDRDRRALVGTPLQEPYIDGDSVLGEPFIDLDGNGVYNAGTDNFVRSNDPTINHDLNHDGRYNGPTSIWSPNIPYYDRNGNGLYDAPNFQYNVGEPFTDDNGNGRFDLGGSSTFLDPLTYRPEVIWSRNRTQTYRGEVKIFRQLGAHELKGGFSLQRDVFSYERIDRPYQPYSGRLDGGAYGERGAFRDFFGYDPLQGTFYFRDKIEYGSMIANLGLRLDYFLQDTRDLAVTLRRDDRGGLILGDRQKISPRIGFSYPISDKAKVYFNYGHFFQLATFDRFFARNTSSVDQNAVLGNPNLDYQKTIQYSFGVKYAVNESYSLDVQGYFKDEFDKINQFTDESGPVKRQIYANSDYGRSRGLELTLEKRSGGYVTGQVSYTYAFAFGKASQTNPNYQANYLLTAPLDENPLDNDIRHSLKSIVQVFIPNTVKPRLFGLPIPSGWSLALESIVESGAPFTPTVDYPNLEPLGLESPPINSLRIPTTVNFDMRFSKDFKLAGIDYSFILEMANILNSRNIVDIYEKTGRADTDQNIGGLVLGGTDFNNDPARYERPRQVQVGLQISL; from the coding sequence ATGGTTTGTAGAGCTAATGGACTTCTTAGATTTCATCTGGTGTTCGCCGTGCTGGTTGTTTTGGGCGCCAGTTCCGCATTTTCTGCGTCGACCGGCCAGATAAAAGGAACCATTCTTGACAAGGAGACTGGCGAAGCGGTTATCGGCGCTTCGGTGGTTGTTGTCGGTACTAAACAGGGTGCGGTAACTAATGTAGATGGAAAATACACTATTCTCCGTGTGGACCCTGGAACGTACACGCTGAAAATTTCTTCTCTTGATTACAATACTGTTGAAGTGACCAAAGTCGACGTCAAGGTCGATCTGACCACAGAAATCTCCGAAAAGATGACTAAACAGGTTGCCACCATTGACAAGCAGATTACCGTTGTTGGTAAACGCGATATTATCGACAAGTATGAAACTTCCGGTTCGGCATCAATTACCCAGGAATCAATCAGCAAGCGTCCGGTAGCGACCGTTGACAATATTCTCAAGCAGGTTGCCGGTGTTCAGCAGGGCCGTGGCGGAGAAATCTTCATTCGCGGCGGTCGCGGGGGTGAAGTGGGCTATATTGTTGATGGCGTGCCGATAGGAGATCCGCTCGGCGGTAGTTCAGCCGGAGCCAATTTGTCTCTTGTGGCCGGATCGATCCAGGAACTGCAAATTATTAAAGATGGCTTTGATCCTGAATATGGAAATGCGCTTTCGGGTATTGTGAACATTCGTTCGCAAGTCGGCTCCAAGGACAACACGAATGCCAATATTTATTATACGACCGATGACCTTGGTAACGGAAGACTCAACAAGTACTCCCAAAACGAAGATTTCCTCCGTTTAACGCTTTCGGGTCCCGACCCGATCCTGACCAATCGAATTCTCCCCGCCCTTGGGATAAATTTCCTCAGGGAAAAGGAATTCACTTATTTCCTTTATGGCGAAGTTGAAAAGCACGATGGCGACTTCCAATATCAGAATTATGATTCACCGGCAACGCGTAAGAATTTTGGGAATTTCAATTTATTCGGTTTGGATATCCCCGAACGACTATACAATCGATATCATTTTCAAGCGAACACGAGATTCCGTCCGCAACAAAATCTTAAATTCGTGTTCTCGTACAAGTTGTGGGACACTCGCACAACCAGTTTCGATTGGAGTTATCGCTTCAGCGCGAATACCGCCCCTGTTAATACACAAAAACGACAGAGCCTTTCTCTGGAAGTTGCCCATGAGATTCAGAAGAACTTCACCTATGAAGCAATAGTGTCGTACACAAATCTTCAGAACACTTCGAGACCGGGCGATCCCAATAACCCCGGCAAGGGTCTGGACCCAGATCAGATGGCGCTTCAATCCGATTGGGAGACCTTCTCAGATCTTAACCGCAATGGTGTCTATGATGTCCCTGAACCGATAATAAATCTCTTCCCTGACTCAGCCATCTATGGATCAGATTTTACCGGGCCGGCCTATACCATAGGCGAATACCTTAGCCTACAGAATCTGCAGGGCGGCGGTAGCTCATTTGCAAATTTCCGTTTTAACAATAATGGCATCTCCGACAGCCTTGAGGGCGAGCCATACATTGACGTTAATGGAAACGGGGTATGGGATCGCGGAGATGACCTGCAGGATCGCAATGGGAATGGCATTTTTGATAGAGATCGCCGAGCGCTGGTTGGAACTCCATTGCAGGAGCCGTATATCGATGGCGATTCAGTGCTGGGTGAGCCGTTTATCGACCTCGACGGCAACGGTGTGTACAACGCCGGAACAGACAACTTCGTGAGAAGCAACGATCCGACCATTAACCATGATCTCAATCATGACGGAAGATATAACGGCCCGACTTCGATTTGGTCTCCGAATATTCCGTATTACGATAGAAATGGTAATGGTCTCTACGACGCACCAAATTTTCAGTACAACGTCGGAGAGCCGTTTACTGATGACAACGGAAACGGCCGGTTTGATCTTGGCGGCAGTTCGACGTTTCTTGATCCCTTGACGTATAGGCCAGAAGTTATTTGGTCGAGAAACCGCACACAGACCTATCGTGGTGAAGTAAAAATATTCCGACAGCTTGGCGCCCATGAACTAAAAGGCGGCTTCTCGTTGCAAAGAGATGTTTTTTCCTATGAGCGTATCGACAGGCCGTACCAACCTTACAGCGGCAGGCTTGATGGCGGCGCTTACGGCGAACGGGGAGCTTTCCGCGACTTCTTTGGCTACGATCCGTTGCAAGGAACGTTTTATTTTCGAGATAAGATCGAATATGGTTCAATGATTGCCAATCTTGGTCTCCGTCTGGATTATTTTCTACAGGACACCAGGGATTTAGCTGTAACCCTTCGTCGTGATGACCGAGGCGGACTCATTTTAGGTGACCGTCAAAAAATCTCGCCTCGAATTGGATTTTCATATCCTATCTCGGACAAGGCAAAAGTATATTTCAATTATGGTCATTTCTTCCAATTAGCGACATTTGACCGATTCTTTGCGAGAAATACCTCGTCGGTGGATCAGAATGCAGTGCTTGGAAATCCAAACTTAGACTATCAAAAGACCATTCAATATTCTTTTGGAGTTAAATATGCCGTGAATGAGAGCTATTCGCTTGACGTTCAGGGATATTTTAAGGATGAGTTCGATAAGATTAATCAGTTCACCGATGAAAGCGGCCCGGTTAAACGCCAAATTTATGCAAATTCTGACTATGGCCGCAGTCGCGGACTTGAGTTGACTTTGGAGAAACGATCGGGTGGATACGTTACCGGACAAGTAAGCTATACCTATGCTTTTGCGTTCGGAAAAGCTTCGCAGACCAATCCGAACTATCAAGCGAACTACCTGCTAACGGCACCTTTGGACGAGAATCCGCTGGATAATGATATCCGGCACTCGCTCAAATCCATTGTTCAGGTTTTTATTCCAAACACGGTCAAACCCCGGCTGTTCGGTCTGCCCATTCCCAGCGGATGGTCATTGGCGCTCGAGTCAATTGTCGAAAGCGGCGCGCCATTTACTCCGACCGTTGATTACCCGAATTTGGAGCCATTAGGTTTGGAGTCCCCGCCTATCAATTCGTTGAGAATACCGACGACTGTTAACTTTGATATGCGCTTCTCGAAAGATTTCAAATTGGCCGGCATTGATTACAGCTTTATTCTCGAAATGGCCAATATTCTCAATAGCCGTAATATTGTGGATATCTATGAGAAGACTGGCCGTGCGGATACTGACCAAAACATAGGCGGGTTGGTTCTTGGCGGAACAGATTTTAACAATGATCCAGCGAGATATGAGCGCCCCCGTCAGGTACAGGTCGGTCTTCAGATCAGCCTATAA
- a CDS encoding PorV/PorQ family protein, with translation MTIDEVTMRHPVFDMVRRRMPTLDCSVASLALCGLLMTFVVSFSPATAYGQAKVGTTGAQFLELGVSARAMGMGEAFAATVDDISAVYYNPAALSYLLGKEAMATYISMPADIGYGFAAIGLPLESIGGVLGIGTYALSSGSMLESTYGRPKGTGREFSYNDFALSLGYGRYLTDRFSVGLTVRYIGEFTHDFAASGWSADVGTLYNTGYRGFKIAMVITNFGPDLKFISEDYPLPINFKFGGSINMLEMSDHVATFAAEGSHPSDNLEKYNAGVEYTYKDMFVLRGGSRFNYDVDGFTAGGGVRLPFGQESEIRIDYAFQDFDILTEVHRFSMSFGF, from the coding sequence ATGACAATAGATGAGGTTACAATGAGACACCCGGTTTTTGATATGGTACGGCGCCGAATGCCCACACTCGATTGCTCCGTTGCTTCTCTTGCGCTGTGCGGGTTGCTGATGACCTTCGTGGTTTCATTCTCTCCCGCAACTGCTTATGGGCAGGCGAAAGTTGGCACAACGGGCGCGCAGTTTCTTGAACTCGGTGTTTCAGCCAGAGCGATGGGAATGGGCGAAGCCTTTGCAGCGACTGTCGATGATATTTCGGCGGTCTACTATAATCCGGCGGCGCTTTCTTACCTGCTCGGCAAAGAAGCCATGGCTACATATATCTCCATGCCGGCAGATATCGGATACGGCTTTGCGGCTATTGGTCTTCCGCTGGAGTCTATTGGAGGCGTGCTGGGAATTGGCACGTACGCTCTCTCCTCGGGGAGCATGTTGGAGTCTACGTATGGCAGACCCAAGGGAACCGGTCGTGAATTCTCCTACAATGATTTTGCGTTATCACTCGGCTACGGCCGATATTTGACTGACCGTTTTTCGGTGGGGCTTACAGTGCGTTATATAGGTGAGTTCACGCATGATTTTGCGGCTTCCGGATGGTCGGCCGATGTTGGGACGCTTTATAACACCGGTTATCGCGGCTTCAAGATCGCTATGGTTATTACCAATTTCGGCCCCGATCTCAAATTCATCAGCGAGGACTATCCTTTGCCCATCAATTTCAAATTTGGCGGCTCGATTAATATGCTTGAAATGTCTGATCATGTTGCCACATTTGCAGCCGAAGGCTCTCATCCTTCGGACAATCTGGAAAAGTATAACGCCGGTGTGGAGTATACCTATAAAGATATGTTTGTACTTCGCGGCGGCAGTAGATTTAACTATGATGTTGATGGATTTACCGCCGGCGGAGGCGTCCGTCTTCCGTTTGGTCAAGAGAGCGAAATACGGATTGACTATGCCTTTCAGGATTTTGACATCCTGACCGAGGTTCATCGCTTTTCAATGTCTTTC